A stretch of Lysinibacillus agricola DNA encodes these proteins:
- a CDS encoding acetyl-CoA carboxylase carboxyltransferase subunit alpha — protein MSKNLAFEEPVVQLREKIDELKTIAADADVDMTGEIEKLETRLTQLEQSIYANMKPWDRVQVARHPERPTTLQYIEAMCENFIELHGDRTFGDDAAILGGIAVFEGQPVTIVGHQRGKSTKENIRRNFGMPHPEGYRKALRLMKQAEKFKRPIICFIDTKGAYPGKAAEERGQSEAIARNLVEMAGLTVPVITIVIGEGGSGGAIALGVANRVFMLENSTYSVISPEGAASILWRDGSLAKQAAEAMRITAPDLKELGVIDGIVPEITGGAHRNVAKQALYIKECISDTLKALNSLNSEQLIEDRYEKFRKIGQYTEA, from the coding sequence ATGTCTAAAAATTTAGCGTTTGAAGAACCAGTAGTACAATTACGTGAAAAAATTGATGAATTAAAAACAATTGCTGCCGATGCGGATGTAGACATGACAGGCGAAATCGAAAAGCTAGAAACACGCCTAACACAGCTAGAACAATCCATTTATGCCAATATGAAACCATGGGATCGTGTACAGGTTGCTAGACATCCAGAACGACCAACGACATTACAATATATAGAAGCTATGTGCGAAAACTTTATTGAATTACATGGAGATCGTACATTTGGTGATGATGCGGCTATTCTTGGAGGAATCGCTGTCTTTGAAGGTCAGCCAGTAACAATTGTTGGACACCAACGCGGAAAATCAACTAAAGAAAACATTCGTCGGAATTTTGGTATGCCACACCCTGAAGGATATCGTAAGGCATTACGCTTAATGAAGCAGGCTGAGAAATTTAAGCGCCCAATTATTTGTTTTATTGATACAAAAGGTGCTTATCCGGGTAAGGCAGCTGAGGAACGTGGTCAAAGTGAAGCGATTGCCAGAAATCTAGTCGAAATGGCGGGTTTAACAGTACCAGTAATTACTATCGTTATTGGGGAAGGCGGAAGTGGTGGTGCAATTGCATTAGGTGTAGCGAATCGTGTCTTTATGTTAGAAAACTCAACGTATTCGGTTATCTCACCAGAAGGGGCTGCTTCGATTTTATGGCGTGATGGTAGTCTTGCGAAGCAAGCAGCAGAAGCAATGCGAATAACAGCACCTGACTTAAAAGAGCTTGGCGTTATTGATGGGATAGTCCCTGAAATAACAGGTGGAGCACATCGCAATGTAGCGAAGCAAGCACTTTATATAAAAGAATGTATTAGTGACACTTTAAAAGCATTAAATTCTTTAAATAGCGAACAATTGATTGAAGACCGTTATGAGAAGTTCAGAAAGATCGGACAATATACAGAAGCTTAA